A region from the Flavobacteriales bacterium genome encodes:
- a CDS encoding TCR/Tet family MFS transporter: MRPVFFIFLTVLIDSIGIGIIFPVSATIVSEVTGQPIENAATEGGMLMFTYALMQFIFAPVLGGLSDRYGRRPVLLLSLFGLGLDYLILFYAPTYTWLIIGRLIAGMCGGSFTTAFAYIADITPAEKRAQSFGIMGAAFGLGFIIGPFIGGLFSDISSRAPFMAAAVLSLLNFLYGLFILPESLVKENRRSFDIKRANPFGAFVHLNKMKSVRVLVLVMFMLYLAGQVMPVIWTFYTKYLFTWTDKQVGYSLAFVGLMVAIVQGGLIRIAQQKLGQIPSVLIGFILYFSGLMLFAFANQEWMMYAFTAVYALGGIGPPTIQSLISSQIPANEQGEIQGVLTSLTSLATILSPLLMSGLFTAFTGKDAIYEFPGVSFFASAIIILLAGLIFLSQIGRIKSSSPSK, from the coding sequence ATGCGCCCGGTATTTTTTATTTTTTTAACGGTATTAATCGACAGTATTGGTATTGGAATTATTTTTCCGGTATCTGCTACCATAGTTTCAGAAGTTACCGGGCAACCCATCGAAAATGCTGCCACAGAAGGCGGAATGCTGATGTTTACCTATGCCCTGATGCAATTTATTTTTGCACCGGTGTTAGGCGGACTCAGCGATCGTTATGGTCGACGTCCCGTTTTATTGTTATCCTTGTTTGGGTTAGGACTCGATTATTTAATTCTGTTTTATGCACCTACCTATACCTGGTTAATTATCGGACGATTAATTGCCGGTATGTGCGGAGGTAGTTTTACAACTGCATTTGCCTATATAGCAGATATCACTCCCGCCGAAAAAAGAGCGCAATCTTTCGGAATTATGGGAGCAGCTTTTGGATTAGGGTTTATTATCGGACCATTTATTGGTGGATTATTTTCCGACATTTCATCGCGTGCACCGTTTATGGCCGCAGCAGTTTTATCGCTTTTAAATTTTCTGTACGGATTATTTATTTTACCTGAATCCCTTGTAAAAGAAAACCGAAGATCATTCGATATTAAACGTGCAAATCCATTTGGTGCATTTGTACATTTAAATAAAATGAAGTCAGTTCGTGTTTTGGTTTTGGTCATGTTTATGTTGTACCTGGCCGGACAAGTGATGCCTGTAATCTGGACCTTCTACACAAAATATTTATTTACCTGGACCGATAAACAAGTAGGGTATTCCCTCGCTTTTGTTGGATTAATGGTGGCAATTGTACAAGGAGGATTAATCCGGATAGCCCAGCAGAAATTGGGACAAATTCCGTCGGTATTAATTGGTTTCATTTTGTATTTCTCCGGCTTAATGCTCTTTGCGTTTGCCAATCAGGAATGGATGATGTACGCATTTACTGCGGTGTATGCGTTAGGGGGAATTGGTCCGCCAACCATCCAAAGTTTAATCAGTTCGCAAATTCCCGCCAATGAGCAAGGAGAAATTCAGGGAGTACTCACAAGCTTAACTTCATTGGCAACCATATTATCACCCTTGCTGATGTCGGGATTATTCACCGCTTTCACAGGTAAAGATGCTATTTATGAATTCCCCGGAGTTTCATTCTTTGCTTCAGCAATTATTATTTTGTTGGCCGGATTGATTTTTTTATCACAAATCGGAAGAATCAAGTCTTCTTCGCCCTCAAAATAA
- a CDS encoding ABC transporter ATP-binding protein, translated as MTIQLENIGRRFNKEWIFRNVDTTFQHEKCYGIIGGNGSGKSTFVQLISGFLIPSEGKIIYESENTIIPSENIFKQLSFASPFLELYDEYTAEELFAFQSSLKPMKKGIDKKSFIELLELSNIKNKALKNYSSGMRQRVKLALAILADTPLLLLDEPCTNLDRNAKEWYKNLLREHSGKRLIFVSSNSDDDEMFLCDEIMNIENYKRKIS; from the coding sequence TTGACTATCCAACTCGAAAACATAGGAAGAAGATTCAACAAAGAATGGATTTTCAGAAATGTTGATACGACATTCCAACATGAAAAATGTTATGGAATCATTGGCGGAAACGGATCCGGAAAATCAACTTTTGTACAACTTATTTCCGGATTTTTAATTCCCTCAGAAGGAAAAATCATTTACGAATCGGAAAACACCATTATCCCATCCGAAAACATTTTTAAGCAACTCTCCTTCGCTTCTCCCTTCCTGGAATTATACGATGAATACACGGCAGAAGAACTCTTTGCTTTCCAGAGTAGCTTAAAGCCCATGAAAAAGGGAATAGATAAAAAATCATTTATCGAGCTTCTGGAATTAAGCAACATCAAAAATAAAGCACTAAAAAATTATTCATCGGGGATGCGTCAACGTGTTAAGCTAGCATTGGCCATTTTAGCCGACACTCCACTTTTATTATTGGATGAGCCTTGCACAAATCTGGACCGCAATGCCAAGGAATGGTATAAGAATCTGCTTCGTGAACACAGTGGAAAGCGATTAATTTTTGTATCGAGCAATAGCGATGATGATGAAATGTTCTTGTGTGATGAAATCATGAACATCGAAAATTATAAAAGAAAAATTTCCTGA
- a CDS encoding RecX family transcriptional regulator, which produces MFEEEGRKKIRLTPEQAAIRIRNYCAYQERCHQETRDKLYDYGLHQQDVEQIISQLINENYLNEERFAEAFVSGKFRIKKWGKNKILLGLKSKKISEYCTKKAIQQIDGEEYEKTLLELSRKRWKSVKGEQIYIRQKKVVAWLMSRGYESDLCWYAVKLITEQERPA; this is translated from the coding sequence ATGTTCGAAGAAGAAGGTCGGAAAAAAATCAGACTCACGCCCGAACAAGCAGCTATCCGAATCAGGAATTACTGCGCCTACCAGGAAAGGTGTCACCAGGAAACCCGCGATAAATTATACGATTATGGACTGCATCAACAAGATGTTGAGCAAATCATTTCGCAATTAATCAATGAAAACTATTTAAACGAAGAACGCTTTGCAGAGGCATTTGTCAGCGGAAAATTCAGAATTAAAAAGTGGGGGAAAAATAAAATTCTGCTGGGACTCAAATCAAAAAAAATATCGGAATACTGCACCAAAAAAGCGATTCAGCAAATTGATGGAGAGGAATACGAAAAAACGCTTTTGGAATTAAGCAGAAAGCGATGGAAATCTGTTAAAGGCGAACAAATCTACATCCGTCAGAAAAAAGTCGTTGCCTGGTTAATGAGCAGAGGCTATGAAAGCGATTTATGCTGGTATGCCGTGAAGTTAATTACAGAACAAGAGAGACCCGCATAG
- a CDS encoding HD domain-containing protein — protein MAHNKKKIFNDPVYGFVTIPYDLCLDIIDHPYFQRLRRIKQLGMSHMVYPGALHTRFHHAMGAMHLMTQAIETLRSKGNSISDEEAEAVTAAILLHDIGHGPFSHALENTIVEEVHHEEISLLFMERLNVEFKGKLDLTIKIFNNTYKKKFLHQLVSSQLDMDRLDYLNRDSFYTGVSEGVVGSERIIKMLDVHKDQLVVEEKGIYSIEKFIVARRLMYWQVYLHKTVVAAELMLINILKRAKELAMKKKKLWCSPALETFLYNRFNRIDFDMDQNLLDTFASLDDYDIMSAIKAWMHCDDRILKKLCTDFINRKLFRIRLEKTSISKEQIQEQKSLVMKRFHFSEQEAGYFVVSSSITNNAYNPKSDKIYLLFKNGQLNDIAESSDNLNISALAKPVKKHVLAVVR, from the coding sequence ATGGCACATAACAAGAAAAAAATATTCAACGATCCCGTTTATGGTTTTGTTACCATTCCTTACGATTTGTGTCTGGACATCATCGATCACCCCTACTTTCAGCGCTTGCGCCGGATAAAACAATTGGGAATGTCGCACATGGTTTATCCCGGTGCACTGCATACCCGTTTTCACCACGCAATGGGTGCCATGCATCTCATGACCCAGGCTATTGAAACTTTACGTTCCAAGGGAAACAGCATTAGCGACGAAGAAGCAGAAGCGGTAACCGCAGCTATTTTATTGCATGATATAGGACATGGTCCATTCTCCCATGCTTTAGAAAACACCATTGTAGAAGAAGTACATCATGAAGAAATATCACTGCTCTTCATGGAACGATTGAATGTGGAATTCAAAGGCAAACTGGACCTTACCATTAAAATATTCAACAACACCTATAAAAAGAAATTCCTGCACCAATTGGTGAGTTCGCAATTGGATATGGATCGTCTCGATTACTTAAACCGCGATAGTTTTTATACCGGAGTTTCAGAGGGAGTGGTTGGAAGTGAACGGATCATAAAAATGCTCGACGTACACAAAGATCAACTTGTGGTGGAAGAAAAAGGTATTTATTCCATTGAGAAATTTATCGTTGCTCGTCGCCTTATGTACTGGCAGGTTTATCTGCATAAAACCGTTGTGGCGGCGGAATTAATGTTGATTAATATTCTTAAACGCGCCAAAGAACTGGCGATGAAAAAGAAAAAACTCTGGTGCTCACCTGCACTGGAAACCTTCCTCTATAACCGCTTTAACCGTATCGATTTCGACATGGATCAAAACTTGCTGGATACCTTTGCCAGTTTGGATGATTATGACATCATGAGCGCTATTAAAGCCTGGATGCATTGCGACGACCGTATTCTGAAAAAACTCTGTACAGATTTTATCAATCGGAAATTATTCAGAATTCGGTTGGAAAAAACAAGCATTAGTAAGGAGCAAATTCAGGAACAAAAATCACTGGTGATGAAACGATTTCACTTTAGTGAACAGGAAGCCGGATATTTTGTTGTTTCGTCCTCAATAACCAACAACGCCTACAACCCCAAAAGCGATAAAATTTACCTGCTGTTTAAAAATGGTCAACTGAACGATATTGCTGAATCTTCGGACAACCTCAATATTTCTGCCCTGGCCAAGCCGGTTAAAAAACATGTATTGGCGGTAGTACGCTGA
- a CDS encoding tetratricopeptide repeat protein, with amino-acid sequence MRILFFILFVVSTQIGFSQSNKEKAKLKAQDAIRLVDNGQFALGIKMLEEAMKLDPDNIDYPYEIAYAKYASKDYEGAVKILEKVKKKKDATDQFYQLLGNSYDMLGKSDKALKTYADGMKRFPKSGKLYLETGIVYLNREDYDNAIKSFEDGVKTDPTYSSNYYWLARMFLNSSEEVWGMIYGELFINLERNTKRTTDISKLLYKTYLDKIKIENDTTYKIGFGSNITINMDQLKDPDNFKLPFPMMVYSPVMSLAVVGEKSIDIHSLDRIRKRFNELFYEMGHDKNYPNVLFDYQREMIQAGHMEAYNHWLLLAGDEAGFTEWKDANQAKWGKFVEWYNNNSIPINEDYYFLRNK; translated from the coding sequence ATGAGAATTCTATTTTTCATCCTGTTTGTCGTAAGTACTCAAATCGGATTTTCACAGTCCAACAAAGAAAAAGCGAAACTAAAAGCGCAAGATGCAATTCGCTTGGTAGATAATGGACAGTTTGCCCTTGGGATTAAAATGCTGGAAGAAGCCATGAAGCTGGATCCGGATAATATCGATTATCCCTATGAAATAGCCTATGCCAAATATGCTTCCAAAGATTATGAAGGAGCGGTAAAAATATTGGAAAAGGTAAAAAAGAAAAAAGATGCTACGGACCAGTTTTACCAGTTACTTGGAAATTCATACGATATGCTCGGGAAAAGTGATAAAGCACTTAAAACCTATGCCGATGGTATGAAACGATTTCCAAAATCAGGGAAATTGTATTTGGAAACCGGAATCGTATATCTTAATCGCGAAGATTATGATAATGCCATTAAATCATTTGAAGATGGAGTAAAAACCGATCCGACCTATTCTTCAAACTATTATTGGTTAGCCAGAATGTTTCTGAATTCATCTGAAGAAGTATGGGGAATGATTTACGGGGAATTGTTTATAAATCTCGAACGCAATACTAAGCGGACAACCGATATTTCCAAATTGCTCTATAAAACCTATTTAGATAAAATTAAAATTGAAAACGATACTACCTATAAAATCGGATTTGGATCAAATATTACCATCAACATGGATCAACTAAAAGATCCAGACAATTTTAAATTGCCATTTCCAATGATGGTATATTCTCCTGTTATGTCCCTTGCCGTAGTTGGTGAAAAATCCATCGATATTCATTCTTTAGATCGCATCAGAAAACGATTCAATGAACTTTTTTATGAAATGGGACATGATAAAAATTATCCCAATGTGCTTTTCGATTATCAACGCGAAATGATACAGGCGGGTCATATGGAAGCGTATAATCATTGGTTATTACTAGCTGGAGATGAAGCCGGTTTTACAGAATGGAAAGATGCCAATCAGGCCAAATGGGGTAAATTTGTTGAGTGGTATAACAATAATAGTATTCCCATTAATGAGGACTACTACTTTTTGCGCAATAAATAA
- a CDS encoding PglZ domain-containing protein, with amino-acid sequence MEKVEILWADDEIDMLKPHVMFLEQKGYAVTTVNNGAEAVEQSRKKNFDIIFLDENMPGLTGLETLERIKALHPNVPVVMITKSEEESIMESAIGGKISDYLIKPVNPNQILLSIKKNLDSKRLVTEKTSMNYQQEFRNIGIELGNLKSVDEWKSMFRRLVYWDLELEKVSDPGLHQILQMQKVEANNLFSRFVADRYFEWVNGKSSDVPLMSHNLLKKKCLSDIEKEPVFLIVIDNLRFDQWKAIRPFLMEFFTESEEDLYFSILPTATQYARNALFAGLMPSEIQKKYPSMWMNDDDEGGKNNFEKEFLEGQLKMLGKNVKFSYNKITNLNAGKKVVDQFNNLLGNQLNVVVYNFVDMLSHARTDMEVIRELADNEISYRSITRSWFEHSPLFELMRKIGEKKIKMVITTDHGTVHVQEPSKIVGDRNTNTNLRYKQGKNLNYNSKDVFEVKNPADAFLPKLNVSTTYVFAKEYKFFVYPNNYNHFVNFYQGTFQHGGISLEEMIIPCITLIPK; translated from the coding sequence ATGGAAAAGGTCGAAATTTTATGGGCTGATGATGAAATTGACATGTTAAAGCCACATGTGATGTTTCTGGAACAAAAGGGCTATGCCGTCACTACGGTGAACAATGGGGCAGAGGCGGTGGAACAATCGCGCAAAAAGAATTTCGATATTATTTTCCTTGATGAAAACATGCCGGGTTTAACAGGATTGGAAACCCTTGAGCGAATTAAAGCGCTTCATCCGAATGTTCCCGTGGTAATGATCACCAAAAGTGAGGAGGAGTCCATTATGGAAAGTGCCATTGGTGGAAAAATATCCGATTACCTCATTAAACCGGTCAACCCGAATCAGATTTTATTATCCATCAAGAAAAATCTCGATTCGAAGCGTTTGGTGACAGAAAAAACCAGCATGAATTATCAGCAGGAGTTTCGCAATATCGGAATAGAATTGGGGAACCTGAAATCGGTGGATGAATGGAAAAGTATGTTTCGTCGTTTGGTGTATTGGGATCTTGAATTAGAAAAGGTAAGTGACCCCGGTTTACATCAGATTCTTCAAATGCAAAAAGTGGAAGCCAATAATTTGTTTTCACGTTTTGTGGCCGATCGCTATTTCGAATGGGTGAACGGGAAATCTTCCGATGTACCGTTAATGTCGCACAACCTGCTCAAGAAAAAATGTTTGTCCGACATCGAAAAAGAACCCGTATTCTTAATTGTTATTGATAATCTTCGTTTCGATCAGTGGAAAGCGATTCGTCCCTTTTTAATGGAGTTTTTCACCGAATCGGAAGAGGATTTGTATTTCTCTATTCTTCCAACGGCTACCCAATATGCACGTAATGCATTGTTCGCGGGATTAATGCCTTCTGAAATCCAGAAAAAATATCCGAGTATGTGGATGAACGATGATGATGAGGGTGGAAAAAATAATTTCGAAAAGGAATTTCTGGAAGGACAATTAAAAATGCTGGGGAAAAACGTTAAGTTTTCCTATAATAAAATCACTAACCTGAATGCAGGGAAAAAAGTGGTGGACCAATTCAATAATTTATTGGGGAATCAGCTCAATGTGGTGGTGTACAATTTCGTCGATATGCTTTCGCATGCAAGAACGGATATGGAAGTCATTCGTGAACTCGCCGATAACGAAATTTCCTATCGCTCCATTACCAGAAGCTGGTTCGAGCATTCTCCATTGTTCGAACTGATGCGAAAAATAGGGGAGAAAAAAATTAAAATGGTTATTACCACCGATCACGGTACGGTGCATGTACAGGAACCGAGCAAAATTGTTGGCGACCGCAACACGAATACCAACCTCCGTTATAAACAAGGCAAGAATTTAAATTATAATTCGAAAGACGTATTCGAAGTAAAAAATCCGGCGGATGCATTTTTGCCAAAACTGAATGTAAGTACCACTTATGTTTTCGCTAAAGAGTATAAGTTTTTCGTTTACCCGAATAACTACAATCACTTTGTGAATTTTTATCAGGGAACTTTCCAGCATGGCGGAATTTCATTGGAGGAAATGATAATCCCGTGTATTACATTGATTCCCAAATAG
- a CDS encoding bifunctional UDP-3-O-[3-hydroxymyristoyl] N-acetylglucosamine deacetylase/3-hydroxyacyl-ACP dehydratase, with protein MKELQRTLKSSVSLSGIGLHTGAKVNVTILPAAENHGYKFQRIDVDGKPIIKADADLVISTERGTTLEQNGVRVHTTEHLLAALYGMQVDNALIQIDGPEIPIMDGSSRPFVDAIESVGYQEQNAERDYFEFKENLPWEDLEKGIEMLAVPADDFRLTVMVDYNSPVLGTQHATMYNIAEFKEQIASCRTFVFLGELEQLARRGLIKGGDPDNAIVLVEREEVSDKELKELAQLLGKEDLQVQIKGIGVLNNTKMKFQNEPARHKLLDIVGDLALVGKPIKGHILAARPGHSGNVSFGKIIKDIMRAEKKSGIVKHFDLTKEPLFDINHISKMLPHRYPFLLVDKIMSMSEDGIVGVKNVTLNEPYFQGHFPGNPVMPGVLQVEAMAQCGGIFALSTVPDPENWLTYFMKIDSVKFKRKVIPGDSVVFDLKLLTPIRRGIVHMQGTAYVNGQVASEAEMMAQIVKEKNL; from the coding sequence ATGAAAGAATTACAGCGCACCCTTAAATCTTCGGTATCGCTTAGTGGAATCGGACTTCACACTGGTGCAAAAGTGAATGTTACTATTTTGCCCGCTGCAGAAAATCACGGATATAAATTTCAGCGCATCGATGTAGATGGAAAACCCATCATCAAAGCAGATGCTGATTTGGTGATTTCAACCGAACGGGGAACAACACTTGAACAAAACGGAGTGCGTGTTCACACCACCGAACATTTACTGGCTGCACTATACGGAATGCAAGTCGATAACGCACTAATCCAAATCGACGGACCTGAAATTCCGATTATGGACGGATCCTCTCGTCCCTTTGTCGACGCTATTGAATCGGTGGGATACCAGGAGCAAAACGCAGAGCGCGATTATTTCGAATTCAAAGAAAATTTACCCTGGGAAGATCTTGAAAAAGGTATTGAAATGTTAGCTGTGCCTGCCGATGATTTTCGTTTAACGGTAATGGTCGATTATAATTCACCAGTGCTTGGTACGCAACATGCCACCATGTACAACATTGCCGAATTCAAAGAACAAATTGCCTCCTGCCGCACTTTTGTTTTTCTTGGCGAATTAGAACAGCTTGCAAGAAGAGGATTGATTAAAGGTGGTGATCCGGATAATGCCATCGTACTGGTAGAACGCGAAGAGGTAAGTGATAAAGAATTAAAAGAACTAGCTCAATTACTCGGCAAAGAAGATTTACAGGTTCAGATTAAAGGAATCGGTGTATTAAACAACACCAAAATGAAATTCCAAAACGAACCGGCGCGACATAAATTACTGGATATCGTTGGCGATCTTGCATTGGTAGGAAAGCCGATTAAAGGACACATTCTCGCTGCTCGTCCAGGACACAGTGGTAATGTTTCATTCGGAAAAATCATTAAAGACATCATGCGTGCCGAAAAAAAATCGGGCATCGTGAAGCATTTCGATTTAACCAAAGAACCTTTATTCGATATCAACCACATCAGCAAAATGCTGCCACATCGTTATCCGTTTTTATTGGTAGATAAAATCATGTCGATGTCGGAAGACGGAATTGTTGGTGTAAAAAACGTCACGTTAAACGAACCTTATTTTCAGGGACACTTCCCCGGAAATCCGGTAATGCCGGGTGTTTTGCAAGTTGAAGCAATGGCCCAGTGTGGAGGAATATTTGCATTGAGCACCGTACCCGATCCGGAAAACTGGTTGACCTATTTCATGAAAATCGACAGCGTAAAATTCAAACGCAAAGTAATTCCGGGAGATTCGGTGGTATTTGATTTAAAATTATTAACCCCAATACGCCGGGGAATTGTGCACATGCAGGGAACTGCGTATGTAAACGGACAAGTTGCCAGTGAAGCAGAAATGATGGCTCAGATCGTGAAAGAAAAAAATCTATGA
- the lpxD gene encoding UDP-3-O-(3-hydroxymyristoyl)glucosamine N-acyltransferase, which yields MEFTAQQIAGILNGTIDGDPSAAVSNLSKIEEGQPGTLTFLANPKYTDYIYTTGASIAIVARDFTAEKELPSQLTLIRVDEPYSCFAKLLEVYNQVRGDKKGIEQPSFIDPTATLGEDVYIGAFAYVGKNVKIGKGTKIYPQCWLGDNVTIGDNTTIYAGVKIYHDCKIGNQVTVHASTVIGADGFGFAPNSENNYAKVPQIGNVVVEDLVEIGSNVSIDRATLGSTYIRKGVKIDNLIQIAHNVDIGENTVIAAQTGVAGSTKLGKNMMVGGQVGIIGHLKIADGVKIAAQSGIGQNIDTPDSIVQGSPAFSIGDYKRSYVLFRSLPQLKEQISNLAKELKALKQDPNQ from the coding sequence ATGGAGTTTACCGCCCAGCAAATTGCAGGAATTCTAAACGGAACCATCGATGGTGATCCCTCAGCGGCTGTCAGCAATCTTTCCAAGATTGAGGAGGGCCAACCCGGGACCCTTACCTTCCTGGCCAATCCGAAATACACCGATTACATTTATACCACCGGTGCAAGCATCGCCATTGTAGCGCGCGATTTTACCGCAGAGAAGGAATTGCCTTCGCAGTTAACCCTCATTCGCGTAGATGAGCCCTATTCCTGTTTTGCAAAACTGCTTGAAGTTTACAATCAGGTGCGTGGTGATAAAAAAGGGATTGAACAACCTTCTTTTATCGATCCAACGGCCACCCTTGGTGAAGATGTTTACATTGGAGCATTTGCGTATGTGGGTAAGAATGTAAAAATCGGAAAAGGAACTAAAATTTATCCGCAATGTTGGCTGGGAGATAATGTCACCATTGGTGATAACACCACCATTTACGCGGGAGTAAAAATTTATCACGATTGCAAAATCGGAAATCAGGTTACGGTCCACGCTTCGACCGTTATTGGAGCCGATGGATTTGGATTTGCACCCAACAGTGAAAACAACTATGCAAAAGTTCCGCAAATCGGGAATGTTGTGGTGGAAGATCTGGTAGAAATCGGATCGAATGTTTCCATCGACCGTGCTACATTGGGATCTACCTACATCCGCAAGGGTGTTAAAATTGATAATCTCATTCAGATAGCGCACAATGTGGATATTGGTGAAAATACAGTGATCGCTGCTCAAACCGGTGTTGCTGGAAGCACCAAACTGGGGAAAAATATGATGGTCGGCGGACAAGTCGGAATTATTGGTCACCTCAAAATCGCCGACGGTGTAAAAATCGCGGCGCAGTCGGGGATCGGACAGAACATCGACACACCGGACTCCATCGTACAGGGCTCACCGGCATTCTCCATTGGCGACTATAAACGGTCCTATGTCCTTTTCCGTTCGCTCCCTCAATTGAAAGAACAAATCAGTAATTTAGCCAAGGAATTAAAAGCACTCAAACAAGACCCCAATCAATGA
- the lpxA gene encoding acyl-ACP--UDP-N-acetylglucosamine O-acyltransferase translates to MSTPGPNIHPNAKIGKGTVVEPFATIYDDVIIGENCWIGPNVVIFPASRIGNNVKIFPGAIIGPDSQDLKYAGEYTTTEVGDNTVIREYVTIHRGTKDKMKTVVGSNCLLMAYVHVAHDCIVGNHVIIANSVGLSGHVTVDDYAIIEGMAAVQQFIHIGAHSFIGGGTMVRKNVPPFVKAAREPISFIGVNSVGLRRRGFSDAQIALIEDIYRVIYVQNSNVSSALKIVEFELPASPEKDQIVDFIKASTKGIMRGIS, encoded by the coding sequence ATGAGTACTCCAGGACCCAATATTCATCCCAACGCAAAAATCGGAAAGGGAACCGTTGTAGAACCATTTGCAACCATTTACGATGATGTTATCATTGGAGAAAATTGCTGGATTGGTCCGAACGTAGTCATTTTCCCCGCATCGCGAATCGGTAATAACGTGAAAATATTTCCGGGAGCGATTATTGGTCCCGACTCACAAGATTTAAAATACGCCGGCGAATACACCACTACCGAAGTGGGCGACAACACCGTAATTCGCGAATACGTTACCATCCACCGTGGTACGAAAGACAAAATGAAAACAGTGGTGGGATCGAATTGCTTATTGATGGCCTACGTTCATGTGGCCCATGATTGCATCGTAGGAAATCACGTCATTATTGCCAACAGTGTCGGATTAAGTGGTCACGTTACCGTTGACGACTACGCGATCATCGAAGGAATGGCTGCCGTGCAACAATTCATCCACATAGGCGCTCATTCATTTATCGGAGGTGGCACTATGGTGAGAAAAAACGTTCCTCCATTTGTAAAAGCTGCACGCGAACCTATCAGTTTCATTGGTGTAAATTCGGTTGGACTCCGCCGCAGAGGATTTTCTGATGCACAGATTGCATTGATTGAAGATATATACCGTGTGATTTACGTTCAGAACAGCAATGTTTCTTCGGCATTGAAAATTGTGGAATTTGAATTACCCGCCTCTCCGGAAAAAGACCAGATTGTTGATTTCATCAAGGCATCAACAAAAGGAATTATGCGCGGAATTTCCTGA